One genomic window of Micrococcus flavus includes the following:
- a CDS encoding glutaminase: MESPVQHRLDRLVAAHPAGGDAGALAVAVTTVGGDHYTAGPIEPVVLASLAAPVVLALAVEDLGPERVGEAVATVPRADELHRLELEPGTGRPLHALQNAGVVTLAGMLKGRGGRDRGARLLQLLAALIGRETAPTEAAVRAESRAQHHTRAAAWLLRSAGTLDADPEAVLEDVALLRAAPVTVADLALLAGTLAAHGVHPVTGERVLGAETVRAVLSTLDACGMDTLDGAWAFDVGQPGWVSSRGGTVLVVVPGHMGIAVHSAREAEDDDVLPRAALETLRTLVRDFELHPSQAAGSPRAAFRSHYRLDQAPSGSMRTARVLEALAAHADRAHVIELGGHVGFSQVDALAHVLRTLPKALETLVLDIRSVSSVSRAAHGIVAQWFAGALADGLDVLVVDRDTDTMEALLAAAEEDGVDLPDPRTDDGDETRPASTGAAFRFFDSRSRAAQWAEQRLLARHAPELLPETAEEAAMAPLLQHLSEEDARTLESMMDDRVYEDGQIIRRAGQPFGGIYVITSGRVELTGQGTGGRRVRRTVLTPGMTFGESALGQPGRQPSTVRARGRVTTRVLTAQVMYALQEASPRLALVLWEALARDAYTALGQLIRETGALQD, encoded by the coding sequence ATGGAGTCCCCCGTGCAGCACCGCCTCGACCGCCTCGTCGCCGCCCACCCCGCCGGCGGCGACGCGGGCGCCCTCGCGGTCGCCGTCACCACCGTCGGCGGGGACCACTACACGGCCGGGCCGATCGAGCCCGTCGTCCTGGCATCCCTGGCCGCCCCGGTGGTGCTCGCGCTGGCCGTGGAGGACCTCGGCCCCGAGCGCGTGGGCGAGGCCGTGGCCACGGTGCCGCGGGCGGACGAGCTGCACCGCCTCGAGCTCGAGCCGGGCACGGGTCGCCCGCTGCACGCGCTGCAGAACGCGGGCGTGGTCACCCTGGCCGGCATGCTCAAGGGCCGCGGCGGTCGGGACCGCGGGGCCCGCCTGCTGCAGCTGCTGGCGGCCCTGATCGGGAGGGAGACCGCGCCGACGGAGGCGGCCGTGCGCGCCGAGTCCCGCGCGCAGCACCACACGCGGGCCGCGGCGTGGCTGCTGCGTTCGGCGGGGACGCTGGACGCGGACCCCGAGGCGGTGCTCGAGGACGTGGCCCTGCTCCGTGCCGCCCCCGTGACCGTGGCGGACCTGGCCCTGCTGGCCGGCACCCTCGCCGCCCACGGCGTGCACCCCGTCACGGGTGAGCGCGTCCTCGGCGCAGAGACCGTCCGCGCGGTGCTGTCCACCCTGGACGCGTGCGGCATGGACACCCTGGACGGGGCATGGGCGTTCGACGTCGGCCAGCCCGGCTGGGTCTCCTCCCGCGGCGGCACCGTCCTGGTGGTGGTGCCCGGACACATGGGGATCGCCGTCCACTCGGCCCGCGAGGCCGAGGACGACGACGTCCTCCCCCGGGCGGCGCTGGAGACCCTGCGGACCCTGGTCCGGGACTTCGAGCTGCACCCCTCCCAGGCCGCCGGCTCCCCCCGGGCGGCCTTCCGCTCGCACTACCGCCTCGACCAGGCGCCGTCCGGGTCCATGCGCACCGCGCGGGTGCTCGAGGCCCTCGCCGCGCACGCCGACCGCGCCCACGTGATCGAGCTCGGCGGACACGTGGGGTTCAGCCAGGTGGACGCGCTGGCCCACGTGCTGCGCACCCTGCCGAAGGCCCTCGAGACCCTCGTGCTGGACATCCGCTCCGTCAGCTCCGTGTCCCGCGCCGCCCACGGGATCGTGGCCCAGTGGTTCGCCGGGGCGCTTGCGGACGGGCTGGACGTGCTCGTGGTGGACCGGGACACGGACACGATGGAGGCCCTGCTCGCCGCGGCCGAGGAGGACGGCGTGGACTTGCCGGACCCCCGCACCGACGACGGGGACGAGACCCGCCCGGCGAGCACCGGGGCCGCCTTCCGGTTCTTCGACTCCCGCTCCCGGGCGGCGCAGTGGGCCGAGCAGCGACTGCTGGCCCGGCACGCGCCCGAGCTGCTGCCGGAGACCGCCGAGGAGGCCGCCATGGCCCCGCTGCTCCAGCACCTCTCCGAGGAGGACGCCCGGACGCTGGAGTCCATGATGGACGACCGCGTGTACGAGGACGGGCAGATCATCCGCCGCGCGGGCCAGCCCTTCGGCGGGATCTACGTGATCACCTCCGGGCGCGTGGAGCTCACGGGCCAGGGCACCGGCGGCCGGCGGGTCCGCCGCACCGTCCTCACCCCCGGGATGACCTTCGGCGAGTCGGCCCTCGGCCAGCCGGGCCGGCAGCCCTCCACGGTGCGCGCGCGGGGCCGGGTGACCACGCGCGTGCTCACCGCCCAGGTCATGTACGCCCTGCAGGAGGCCTCCCCGCGGCTGGCGCTGGTGCTGTGGGAGGCCCTGGCCCGGGACGCGTACACCGCCCTGGGCCAGCTCATCCGGGAGACCGGCGCCCTGCAGGACTGA